Genomic DNA from Acidimicrobiales bacterium:
TGCCCCACAACTCCGCCCGCTACCCCTCGAGTACGTTCCAGGAGAGAAACCCTGCCGTACGCCCATTTCCCGGGGGGCTACCGATGGCCGAATCGCACAGGTGTTGTCGTCCACGGCGATGGCGGATCAAGCGCGCTCACACTCCAGCGGATCCGGCGCCGAGGCGGACTTCCATCACGTGCCGGTCATGCTCGCCGAAGTGGTCGACGTGTTCGACAGCGTGCCGGCGGGCACCTACCTCGATGGCACGCTCGGAGGAGCTGGCCATGCGGTCGCCGTGCTCACTGCACACGATCACCTGACCCTGCTCGGGATCGACCAGGACCCGGTGGCCCTCGAGGTTGCCGCCCAGCGGCTGGCGCCTTTTGGTGAGCGGGTCGTGCTCGCCCGCTCCCGATTCGACTCGCTGGCGACGGTGTGTCGTGAACTGGGGATCGACGCCCTGTCGGGCTTCCTCTTCGATCTCGGTGTCAGCTCGCCCCAGCTCGATGTCGCCGATCGCGGCTTCAGCTTCCGTCACGACGGTCCACTGGACATGCGGATGGACCCCGACGCCGCATTGACGGCGGCCGACGTCGTCAACACCTACAGCCACGGCGAGTTGGCTCGGGCCCTCAAAACCCACGCCGATGAGCGGTTCGCTGGTCGCATCGCCTCGGCGATCCTGGCCAAGCGCCCGTTCGCCACCACCACGCAGCTCGCTGCCGTGGTGGTCGACGCGATCCCCGCCGCCGCTCGTCGGACGGGCGGGCACCCGGCGAAGCGAACCTTCCAGGCGCTTCGCATCGAGGTGAACCAAGAACTGGCGGTCATCCGCCCGGCCCTCGAGGCCGCTCTCGACCTCCTCGTCCCCGGTGGGCGAGGCGCCGTCCTCACGTACCACTCCGGTGAAGACCGGATCGTGAAGGACGTCTTTCGCAGGCGCAGCACGGCGGACGTCCCGCCCGGGCTCCCGGTACCCGCCACTGACGAACCCGAGTTCGCCGTGTTGCGCCCGCTTGCTCGTCGTCCGAGCGACGACGAAGTCACCTCCAATCCACGGGCCGCAAGCGCCCGCCTCCGCACGATCGAGCGAACGGCCCCGCGAAAGTTGGCTGCCTGATGACCCCACGCCATGGTGCGAACACCGCCCGTGTCGCCGACCGATCAGTTGCACGCCGTCCGGCAGCGACGAAGCCGAAGCTGCGCGTCGTCGACCACCACCGCCTGAAGCAGGCGGCCCGCCGCCGGCGGATGGGCTTGTGGGTCGCCGGCGCCGTTGCGGTCGGCATGTTCGTGTCGGCGCTCGCCCAGGCGGAGCTCGTCCGCGGTCAGCAAGAACTGAACCAGATGCGCCAGCAGGTCGCCGATGCCCAGGCCGAACAGGCTCGGCTCGAGCGTGAGATCGTGATGGCGTCGGCACCGCAGGTGGTGGTCGAGCGAGCCCGCAACCTCGGCATGGTGCGCGCCACCGAGCCCCAGTACTTCCCGGCCGTGCGCGCCATCGAGGACTGATGGCACCTCGAACCACCCATCCGCACGATCCTCGGCGCCGCATCGTGGCGCTGCTCGGTGTGTTCTGCCTCATCGGTGCGGGATTCATCTTCAGCCTGGCCGATCTCCAGACGGTTCGCGCCGATCGCTATCGCGACATCGGTGAAGAGCAGCGGACTCGTGCCGTCGCCCTCACCGGGTATCGCGGCCGACTGCTGGATCGTGACGGTGCCGTCCTTGCGGCATCGACGCCGGGCCAGCAGCTCGTGGTCGATCCCCAGAAGGTCGAGGACCCGGCGGCGACCGCCGCCATCCTCGGACCCGTGTTGGGCGTCGATGCAGCCACCCTGATCGACCCGCTGACGCCATCGAGCACCGACGACCGCTACGGCCTGCTGGCCGAATCGATCGATGACGACGGTCTGGCCCGGTACCTCGATCTGGACGACGACCAATCGATGGAACAGGCCTTGAACGGGATCTCGGTGGTGCCGGTGGAGGAGCGGATCTATCCGGCCGGCAATCTGGCTCGCCCAGTGGTCGGCAAGATGGGTGTGGACCGCGCTCTGTACGGTCTCGAGTGGCAGTTCAACCAGGCCCTCGAAGGAGAGGCCGGCATCGATCGGCACGAACGCTCGGTCTTCGGCGTCATCTCGGTGGGCGAGCGCGAGGTCGAGCCCGCCACCAAGGGTGACGACGTCTACCTCACCATCGACCAGAACATCCAGTACGTGGTCGAAGAGGCGCTGATCCAGCATTGCCAGGACACCCTGGCGAACTCGGCACAGGCCGTGGTGAGTGACCCTCGCACCGGTGAGATCCTCGCCATGGCAACCGTGCTGCGGACCGAGGACGGCGACTGTGTGGTGCCGATCTACAACGCCCCCCTTGTCGACACGTTCGAGCCTGGCTCGGTGATCAAGATGGTGACGGCCGCCGCCGCAGTCGAGGAACTCGGCTGGGACTCGGCGACCACCTTCGACGTCCCGAACTCGATCGTCGTCGAGGACAAGGAGTTCTTCGAGCACGACGAGCACCCGGTGGCCCCGTATCCGGTCGCCCAGATCATCGGCCAGTCGATGAACGTCGGCACGATCATGATGGGCCAGGCTGTCGGGCCCGAGAAGCTGTCACAGTACTTGGCGGCGTTCGGGTTCGGACAGGAAACGGGGCTCGGGTTCAAGGACGAGGCGTCAGGTCGGGTCCGCCCGTACGACGAGTGGTACGGGTCCGATATCGGATCGATCTCGATCGGTCAGGGCATGTCGACCAATACCGTGCAGCTCGCCATGGCCTACAACACCATCGCCAACGACGGCGTCTATCTCGCTCCCAAGCTGGTCCGTTCGATCGTGTCCGCCGACGGAACCGAGGAGCCGCAGCCGTCGCAGGTCACCCGGCGGGTGATCTCGCCAGAGTCGGCTGCCGAGGTGAAGAAGATGCTGACGGCCGTTGTCGACCCGAACGGCATCGGCACCGGTCGGGCGGCGGCGGTTCCCGGCTACACCGTCGCCGGCAAGACCGGAACCGCGTGGAAGGTCTTCGAGGACGAGAATGGCGACGTCGGCTACGGCTACCCCGGGAATCGTCGCTATGTGGTGACCTTCGCCGGCTTCCTCCCGGCCGAGGATCCCCAGCTGTCGATCGTCGTCGTCGTCGACGAACCCAAGACCCAGACCAGTGCCGGTCTCGTTGCCGCTCCGGTCTTCGCCGACGTGGCCCACTACGTGGTGCGCATCATGGGCATTGCCCCGGAACACGACGCGCTGGCGCCTGGTGAGGTCGTACGCGGCACCCCAGCGGCGGTGACCGACGAGCCGCTGACCGAGACACCGATCGACGGTGGTGAAACGCTCGAGGTCGAAACCCTCGACCTCGCCACGACACCCACCGAGACGCCGGCACCCGATGACGGCGAGAGCGAGGGCGAGGGCGGAGGGTGAGCGTCACGGTCGCTGCCCTGGCTGCGGTGCTGCCCGGCGCCCGAGTGCTCGGTGCCGAGGCCACCGAGGTCACCCACATCACCCACGATTCCCGGCACGCCGGCCCCGGCACGCTCTTCGCCTGTGTTCCCGGTGCGGTCGCCGATGGTCACGACTTCGCCGGTGCAGCCATCGCCGCCGGCGCGGTGGCGCTGCTGGTCGAGCGGCCACTCGCCGAGTTCGACGTGCCGCAGATCCTCGTCGCCGATGTCCGAAGCGACATGGGTCCGGCGGCGGCCGAACTCTTCGACCAGCCATCGCGCCACCTCCGTGTGGTGGGCGTGACCGGTACCAACGGCAAGACGAGCGTCGTCGGGCT
This window encodes:
- the rsmH gene encoding 16S rRNA (cytosine(1402)-N(4))-methyltransferase RsmH, whose amino-acid sequence is MADQARSHSSGSGAEADFHHVPVMLAEVVDVFDSVPAGTYLDGTLGGAGHAVAVLTAHDHLTLLGIDQDPVALEVAAQRLAPFGERVVLARSRFDSLATVCRELGIDALSGFLFDLGVSSPQLDVADRGFSFRHDGPLDMRMDPDAALTAADVVNTYSHGELARALKTHADERFAGRIASAILAKRPFATTTQLAAVVVDAIPAAARRTGGHPAKRTFQALRIEVNQELAVIRPALEAALDLLVPGGRGAVLTYHSGEDRIVKDVFRRRSTADVPPGLPVPATDEPEFAVLRPLARRPSDDEVTSNPRAASARLRTIERTAPRKLAA
- a CDS encoding penicillin-binding protein 2 translates to MAPRTTHPHDPRRRIVALLGVFCLIGAGFIFSLADLQTVRADRYRDIGEEQRTRAVALTGYRGRLLDRDGAVLAASTPGQQLVVDPQKVEDPAATAAILGPVLGVDAATLIDPLTPSSTDDRYGLLAESIDDDGLARYLDLDDDQSMEQALNGISVVPVEERIYPAGNLARPVVGKMGVDRALYGLEWQFNQALEGEAGIDRHERSVFGVISVGEREVEPATKGDDVYLTIDQNIQYVVEEALIQHCQDTLANSAQAVVSDPRTGEILAMATVLRTEDGDCVVPIYNAPLVDTFEPGSVIKMVTAAAAVEELGWDSATTFDVPNSIVVEDKEFFEHDEHPVAPYPVAQIIGQSMNVGTIMMGQAVGPEKLSQYLAAFGFGQETGLGFKDEASGRVRPYDEWYGSDIGSISIGQGMSTNTVQLAMAYNTIANDGVYLAPKLVRSIVSADGTEEPQPSQVTRRVISPESAAEVKKMLTAVVDPNGIGTGRAAAVPGYTVAGKTGTAWKVFEDENGDVGYGYPGNRRYVVTFAGFLPAEDPQLSIVVVVDEPKTQTSAGLVAAPVFADVAHYVVRIMGIAPEHDALAPGEVVRGTPAAVTDEPLTETPIDGGETLEVETLDLATTPTETPAPDDGESEGEGGG